A window from Streptomyces sp. NBC_00335 encodes these proteins:
- a CDS encoding ABC transporter permease yields the protein MTLTSHARPDISPKTPSAHSAGVAPALVPVVPASAKRRSPPRWARRTIGPLLLLAAWQLASRLGWLPADTLAPPSTIASAAAGLIGDGTLPAAMGVSLQRVAIGLVLGGTVGTVLALLSGLSRLGEDLIDASVQMLRTVPWVGLIPLFIIWMGIGEAPKVALIALGTAFHLYLNVYAGIRGVDEQLIEAGGALGLGRWGLVRHVVLPGALPGFMTGLRYSLATGWLALVFGESINADAGIGFLMNQAREFFRTDVIVVCLVVYAFLGLTADLIVRALERLLLQWRPTFTGQ from the coding sequence GGCCGGATATATCCCCCAAAACGCCATCCGCGCACTCGGCCGGCGTCGCCCCCGCGCTCGTACCGGTCGTACCCGCCTCGGCGAAACGACGCTCCCCGCCCCGCTGGGCGCGGCGCACCATCGGCCCGCTCCTGCTGCTCGCCGCCTGGCAACTGGCCAGCAGATTGGGCTGGTTGCCCGCCGACACGCTCGCTCCGCCCTCGACCATCGCGAGCGCCGCGGCCGGCCTGATCGGGGACGGCACCCTGCCCGCCGCGATGGGGGTGTCGCTCCAGCGCGTGGCGATCGGTCTCGTCCTGGGCGGGACGGTCGGGACGGTACTGGCGCTGCTCTCGGGGCTCTCCCGGCTGGGCGAGGACCTGATCGACGCCAGCGTGCAGATGCTGCGCACGGTGCCCTGGGTGGGTCTCATCCCGCTGTTCATCATCTGGATGGGCATCGGCGAGGCGCCGAAGGTTGCCCTCATCGCCCTCGGCACGGCCTTCCACCTGTACCTGAACGTGTACGCGGGAATCCGCGGGGTCGATGAGCAACTCATCGAAGCGGGCGGGGCCTTGGGGCTGGGCCGCTGGGGCCTGGTACGGCACGTGGTGCTGCCGGGCGCGCTGCCCGGCTTCATGACCGGGCTGCGGTACTCGCTGGCCACCGGCTGGCTGGCCCTGGTGTTCGGGGAGTCCATCAACGCCGACGCCGGTATCGGCTTCCTGATGAACCAGGCCCGCGAGTTCTTCCGCACCGACGTCATCGTCGTCTGCCTCGTGGTCTACGCCTTCCTCGGCCTCACCGCCGACCTCATCGTCCGCGCTCTCGAAAGGCTGCTGCTGCAATGGCGACCGACCTTCACCGGCCAGTGA
- a CDS encoding ABC transporter ATP-binding protein, which translates to MATDLHRPVTATATATTVAADPADTAVRVRGLTRAFDGRPVIDGLDLTLRAGQFTVLLGRSGCGKSTLLRVLAGLDREIEGEVLVPERRAVAFQAPRLMPWKRVWRNVLLGLPGRPERDRAERALAEVGLEHRTDAWPKTLSGGEAQRASLARALVREPDLLLLDEPFGALDALTRINAQRLVAELWQRRGCAVLLVTHDVDEAVLLADRVLVMDEGRIAHDTEVALERPRSVGDPGFAALRARLLAELGVG; encoded by the coding sequence ATGGCGACCGACCTTCACCGGCCAGTGACCGCCACCGCCACCGCCACCACCGTCGCGGCGGATCCGGCCGATACCGCCGTACGGGTCCGGGGGCTGACCCGGGCCTTCGACGGCCGGCCCGTCATCGACGGACTCGATCTGACCTTGCGCGCAGGTCAGTTCACGGTGCTCCTCGGCCGCAGCGGCTGCGGGAAGTCCACCCTGCTGCGGGTGCTCGCCGGTCTGGACCGGGAGATCGAGGGCGAGGTCCTGGTGCCCGAGCGCCGGGCGGTGGCCTTCCAGGCGCCCCGGCTGATGCCCTGGAAGCGGGTCTGGCGCAATGTGCTGCTCGGCCTGCCCGGGCGCCCCGAACGCGACCGCGCGGAGCGGGCGCTGGCCGAGGTCGGGCTGGAACACCGCACCGACGCCTGGCCGAAGACCCTGTCCGGCGGCGAGGCGCAGCGGGCTTCCCTGGCCCGCGCCCTGGTCCGCGAGCCCGATCTGCTGCTGCTGGACGAGCCGTTCGGCGCGCTCGACGCGCTGACCCGGATCAACGCCCAGCGGCTGGTGGCCGAGTTGTGGCAGCGGCGCGGCTGCGCGGTGCTGCTGGTCACGCACGACGTCGACGAGGCGGTGCTGCTGGCCGACCGCGTGCTCGTGATGGACGAGGGCCGCATCGCCCACGACACCGAGGTGGCGCTGGAGCGGCCGCGCTCGGTCGGCGACCCCGGTTTCGCCGCGTTGCGCGCCCGGCTGCTGGCCGAGCTCGGCGTCGGCTGA